A segment of the Candidatus Poribacteria bacterium genome:
TCGGCACGGTCTGGTGTAAGTTCGCGGAGTTCAAGGTTCGTCAAGTCTATATCATGCGGCATTTCTGCTGATCCTTTCCAGAGTCAAATAGTGTCTATAGTAAACCTACAATTAATTAGACATTGTAGAAGGGCGAGGTTACAAACCTCGCCAGCGGTGGTGAGGTATTTTATGTTTTCCAAAGCACCCTCTTACTTTCGGGTTTACTATATATCGTTCCTTGTCCACACCTTGATTTAACACAACAACTCAGGAAGATCCCTTATTGAGTCTGCCCGTCCTAAAGGAGATGCACCAGACCATTTCAAATCTCGATCTTGATACCACGCTGCCTGAATCACCCTCATGCCGACAGATGCCGCACCTTGCAGTTCATCGTAACCGCCATCCCCAACAAAGTACGCTTCGGAAGGTTGAACACACATACGTGAACACGCTAACTCGAATATCTCCCTATCAGGCTTCATTACGCCGACACTGCAGGAAAATACAACTGGGTCCACGTGATCTTGAAGCGGACAGAATCGCCAAGCGAGGACCTCTTCTGGTAAGGCATTGCTGATAACCCCAACTTTCAGCCCACGCGCTCGGACTGCGCGTAACATTTCA
Coding sequences within it:
- a CDS encoding HAD-IA family hydrolase translates to MKAVFFDLFETLITEKTRSDFQARAPFHERLGTTEDKSLLWWSENEDAAMIGKFPDCLARFTHLCKAVGSPLTENEIVVAAQEHEVWKSKVLSCVEPQIFEMLRAVRARGLKVGVISNALPEEVLAWRFCPLQDHVDPVVFSCSVGVMKPDREIFELACSRMCVQPSEAYFVGDGGYDELQGAASVGMRVIQAAWYQDRDLKWSGASPLGRADSIRDLPELLC